In Salipiger sp. CCB-MM3, the genomic stretch GGCAACGACCACCCGATCCCGCAGACCGACCGCTTCTACAACTCCGAGCTGGAACAGCGCGCCTATGATCCCGAGAAGGCGAGCTTCCACGCCAAGAAGGCGGGCTTCGATCCGCTCGCGGTGACCCTCTCGGCCTCCGACGCGGCCTTCTCCGGCGCGGTGGATGCGGCGGCGGTCTTCCGCAGCGCGGCCACCGGCGCGGGCGTCGATGTGACCATCAAGCGCGAGCCGGCGGATGGCTACTGGAGCGACGTTTGGATGCAGGTGCCCTTCTGCATGTCCTATTGGGGTGGCCGCCCTACCGCCGACCAGATGCTCTCGATCGCCTATGAGTCCACCTCCTCCTACAACGACACGCGCTGGAGCAACGAGCGTTTCGACGCGCTGCTGAAAGAAGCCCGCGCGCTGCTCGACGAGGAAAAGCGCCGCGAGATCTACTGGGAGTGTCAGGCGCTGATCCATGAGGACGGCGGCGCGATGATCCCGATGTTCGGCGACTACCTCGACGCGGTGTCGACGGACGTGAAGGGTGTGAAACCCCATGCGATGTTCAACCTGATGGGCGCGCGCATGGCCGAAAAGGTCTGGCTGGACGCCTGATGGGTTCGCTGATCGCAAAACGTGCCGGCCTCGGGCTGCTGACGCTCTGGCTGGTCTCGGTTCTGGTGTTTGCCGGAACCGAGATCCTGCCGGGCGACGTGGCCGGGGCCATCCTCGGACAGAGCGCCACGCCCGAGTCCCTCGCCGCGCTGCGCAGTGAGCTGGGCCTCGATGTGCCCGCGCTGCAGCGCTACTTTGACTGGCTGGGTGGCATCCTCACCGGCGACATGGGCCGCTCCATGGCGTCGGGCCAGCCGGTCGCGGATCTGCTCTGGCCGCGCTTCTGGAACACCATGGCGCTGGCGGCCTACGCCGGGGTCATCGCCGTGCCGCTGGCCGTGGGCCTTGGCATTCTCGCCGCCGCCAAGCGTGGCACGATCTTTGACCGCGCCGCCAATATCGCCGCGCTCGCCTTCGTGTCGCTGCCGGAATACTTTCTCGGCCTGCTGCTGGTGCTCTGGCTGTCGGTCAAAACCGGCTGGCTGCCGAGCCTTGCCGACACTTACGAGGGCATGGGGCTTGCCGCTTGGTTCAACGCCACCACGCTGCCGATGCTGGTGCTGGTCATGGTCACCATGGCGCAGATCCTGCGCATGACCCGGACAACGGTTCTGGGCGTCATGGACCAGCCCTATATCGAGACCGCCTTCCTCAAGGGCCTGAAGAATGGCCGCGTGGTCATGCGCCATGCCGCGCCCAATGCCGCCGCGCCGATCGTCAATGTGGTCTCGTTCAACATCGCCTATCTGATCACCGGCGTCGTGCTGGTCGAGGCGGTGTTCAATTACAATGGGCTGGGCCGCTTCATGGTCGATGCGGTGTCGAAGCGCGATCTGCCGATGGTGCAGGCCGCCGCGATGATCTTTGGCGCCGCTTACGTGATCCTCAACATGATCGCCGACATCGCCGCCATCGCGCTCAACCCCCGCCTGCGCCACCCGCGCGGAAAGGAGGCGTAAGATGAGCCGTCTTTCCAATATCCCGCTGACCGGCTGGATCGGCATGGCGCTGATCGCCGCCAATGCGATCCTGTTCCTCTTCGGCCCGATCCTCGCGCCCTTCGGACAGGAAGAGATCGTCGGCATGCCCTTCGACATGCCGCAGCCGGGCCATCCGCTGGGCTTTGATCAGAACGGCCGCGACATGCTCTCGCGTCTGCTCTATGGCGCACAAATGTCGATCGGCATCTCGCTGGCCGCCGTGTGCCTCTCGTTCGCCATCGGCGTGCCGCTCGGCATTCTTGCGGCGATCCGGGGCGGCTGGCTTGATCTGGTGCTGTCGCGCGTCGTCGACACCGTCATGTCGATCCCGGTGCTGATCTCGGCGCTGGTGGTGCTGCAGGCGCTCGGCTCGTCGCTGCCGGTGCTGATCGTCACCATCGCCTGTCTCGACAGCACCCGCGTCTTCCGCCTCGCTCGTCTGGTGGCGCAGGGGATCAACGTGATGGAATACGCAGAGGTCGCCCGCCTGCGTGGCGAAGGCCTTGGCTGGATGATCCGCCGCGAGATTCTGCCCAACGCGCTGCCGCCGCTGGTGGCCGAGTTCGGCATGCGCTTTTGCTTCACCTTCCTCTTCGTCGCGGGGCTTTCCTA encodes the following:
- a CDS encoding ABC transporter permease; this translates as MGSLIAKRAGLGLLTLWLVSVLVFAGTEILPGDVAGAILGQSATPESLAALRSELGLDVPALQRYFDWLGGILTGDMGRSMASGQPVADLLWPRFWNTMALAAYAGVIAVPLAVGLGILAAAKRGTIFDRAANIAALAFVSLPEYFLGLLLVLWLSVKTGWLPSLADTYEGMGLAAWFNATTLPMLVLVMVTMAQILRMTRTTVLGVMDQPYIETAFLKGLKNGRVVMRHAAPNAAAPIVNVVSFNIAYLITGVVLVEAVFNYNGLGRFMVDAVSKRDLPMVQAAAMIFGAAYVILNMIADIAAIALNPRLRHPRGKEA
- a CDS encoding ABC transporter permease, which codes for MSRLSNIPLTGWIGMALIAANAILFLFGPILAPFGQEEIVGMPFDMPQPGHPLGFDQNGRDMLSRLLYGAQMSIGISLAAVCLSFAIGVPLGILAAIRGGWLDLVLSRVVDTVMSIPVLISALVVLQALGSSLPVLIVTIACLDSTRVFRLARLVAQGINVMEYAEVARLRGEGLGWMIRREILPNALPPLVAEFGMRFCFTFLFVAGLSYLGLGVQPPFADWGGMVRDNQQGILYGLYAPLFPAAAIALVTIGVNLTVDWLLAGHTTVQGDNR